In Micromonospora sp. WMMA1363, a genomic segment contains:
- the hemB gene encoding porphobilinogen synthase gives MPYPEIRPRRLRRNAAVRRLVSETRVDPAELVVPMFVKEGLTEPRAVASLPGVLQHSRDSLRKAAAEAVQAGVGGIMLFGVPESRDERGSGGTDPNGILNVAIRDVTSEVGDATVVMSDLCLDEFTSHGHCGLLAPDGTVDNDGTLAAYAEMAVAQAEAGVGMVGPSGMMDGQVGVVRRALDAAGHQDVAVLAYAAKYASAFYGPFRDAVESALEGDRRTYQQDPANLRESLREVELDVAEGADIVMVKPALPYLDLVSAVRAAVDVPVAAYQVSGEYAMVEAAAANGWIDRERVMLETLTSIRRAGAQIILTYWAVEAARLLRQRY, from the coding sequence GTGCCGTATCCCGAGATCCGGCCCCGCCGGCTGCGCCGCAACGCCGCCGTGCGGCGGCTGGTCTCCGAGACACGCGTCGACCCGGCCGAGCTGGTCGTGCCGATGTTCGTCAAGGAGGGGCTGACCGAGCCGCGCGCCGTGGCGTCGCTCCCGGGGGTGCTCCAGCACTCCCGGGACTCGCTGCGAAAGGCCGCGGCCGAGGCGGTCCAGGCCGGGGTCGGTGGGATCATGCTCTTCGGCGTGCCGGAGTCGCGGGACGAGCGCGGCTCGGGCGGAACCGACCCGAACGGCATCCTCAACGTCGCCATTCGGGACGTGACGTCCGAGGTGGGCGACGCCACCGTGGTGATGAGCGACCTCTGCCTGGACGAGTTCACCTCGCACGGGCATTGCGGCCTGCTCGCCCCGGACGGCACGGTGGACAACGACGGCACGCTCGCCGCGTACGCCGAGATGGCGGTGGCGCAGGCCGAAGCCGGGGTCGGCATGGTCGGCCCGTCCGGGATGATGGACGGCCAGGTCGGCGTGGTCCGGCGGGCCCTCGACGCCGCCGGCCACCAGGACGTGGCCGTCCTGGCGTACGCGGCGAAGTATGCCTCCGCCTTCTACGGCCCCTTCCGGGACGCCGTCGAGTCGGCGCTGGAAGGGGACCGCCGCACCTACCAGCAGGACCCGGCGAACCTGCGGGAGTCGCTCCGCGAGGTCGAGCTGGACGTCGCCGAGGGGGCCGACATCGTGATGGTCAAACCGGCGCTGCCGTACCTCGACCTGGTGTCGGCGGTCCGGGCCGCGGTGGACGTCCCGGTCGCCGCGTACCAGGTCTCCGGCGAGTACGCGATGGTCGAGGCGGCCGCCGCGAACGGCTGGATCGACCGCGAGCGGGTGATGCTGGAGACGCTCACCTCGATCCGCCGCGCCGGCGCGCAGATCATCCTCACCTACTGGGCGGTCGAGGCCGCCCGACTGCTCCGCCAGCGCTACTGA
- a CDS encoding uroporphyrinogen-III synthase translates to MDGATAVAVTGDGTGETQYTTTSTVDSFVAAALGFTGRVVLTVGDGVPQRDKLSWWENRPLYGWKVLVPRTKEQAGAMSARLRAYGAIPCEVPTIAVEPPRTPAQMERAVKGLVDGRYAWVIFTSVNAVRAVWEKFAEHGLDARHFGGVKIACIGEATADAVRAFGIQPELIPSGEQSSEGLLAEFSPHDEVLDPVGRVLLPRADIATETLAAGLTERGWEVDDVTAYRTVRAAPPPAEIRDAIKSGGFDAVLFTSSSTVRNLVGIAGKPHARTVVAVIGPKTAETATEFGLRVDVQPPHASVPDLVEALAAYAVELREKLAAMPAKQRRGSKVQGPTALRFR, encoded by the coding sequence ATGGACGGCGCCACCGCTGTCGCGGTGACCGGCGACGGCACCGGCGAGACCCAGTACACCACCACGTCAACCGTCGACTCGTTCGTCGCGGCGGCGCTCGGGTTCACCGGCCGGGTCGTGCTCACCGTCGGTGACGGCGTCCCCCAGCGGGACAAGCTCAGCTGGTGGGAGAACCGCCCGCTGTACGGCTGGAAGGTGCTCGTCCCCCGGACCAAGGAGCAGGCCGGCGCGATGAGCGCGCGGCTGCGGGCATACGGGGCGATCCCGTGTGAGGTGCCGACGATCGCGGTCGAGCCGCCGCGCACCCCCGCCCAGATGGAGCGGGCGGTCAAGGGCCTGGTCGACGGACGGTACGCCTGGGTTATCTTCACCTCGGTGAACGCGGTCCGGGCGGTGTGGGAGAAGTTCGCGGAGCATGGCCTCGACGCCCGACACTTCGGTGGCGTCAAGATCGCCTGCATCGGCGAGGCAACCGCCGACGCCGTCCGAGCGTTCGGCATCCAGCCGGAGTTGATCCCGTCCGGGGAGCAGTCCTCGGAGGGGCTGCTCGCCGAGTTCTCACCGCACGACGAGGTGCTCGACCCGGTCGGCCGGGTGCTGTTGCCGCGGGCCGACATCGCCACCGAGACGCTCGCCGCCGGGCTCACCGAGCGGGGCTGGGAGGTCGACGACGTGACGGCGTACCGGACGGTCCGGGCGGCGCCGCCGCCGGCCGAGATCCGCGACGCCATCAAGTCGGGCGGGTTCGACGCGGTGCTCTTCACCTCGTCGTCCACGGTCCGGAACCTGGTCGGTATCGCTGGGAAGCCGCACGCGCGTACCGTTGTTGCAGTCATCGGGCCCAAGACGGCGGAGACCGCCACCGAGTTCGGCCTGCGGGTCGACGTGCAGCCGCCGCACGCCTCGGTCCCCGACCTGGTGGAGGCGCTGGCCGCCTACGCCGTCGAGCTGCGGGAGAAGCTCGCCGCCATGCCGGCGAAGCAGCGCCGCGGCTCGAAGGTGCAGGGGCCGACCGCCCTGAGGTTCCGCTGA
- the hemC gene encoding hydroxymethylbilane synthase, with product MSIPLRLGTRGSALAMAQSGHVAEALTAATGRPVELVEVVTAGDRSSAPVHRLGVGVFVSALRDALAARTIDVAVHSYKDLPTAAAPGLHVAAVPPRQDPRDALVARDGRTLAELPPGARIGTGALRRIAQLHALGLQLDVQPIRGNVDTRLARVLGPEADLDAVVLARAGLARLGRTDVITETLDPMLMLPAPAQGALAVECRVDDPDLVELLAVLDHAPSRAAVVAERALLATLEAGCSAPVAAYAELAEGDAGEEIYLRGAVTSPDGTRDLRLSRTGTPADVVEIGKALAADLLDLGADSILGQEGHPGPGTQQFGSTE from the coding sequence ATGAGCATCCCCCTACGCCTCGGCACCCGGGGCAGCGCCCTGGCGATGGCACAGTCCGGGCACGTTGCCGAGGCGCTGACCGCCGCCACCGGGCGCCCGGTGGAATTGGTCGAGGTGGTCACCGCCGGGGACCGCTCGTCGGCCCCCGTCCACCGGCTCGGCGTCGGCGTGTTCGTGTCGGCGCTGCGCGACGCGCTGGCTGCCCGCACCATCGACGTCGCCGTGCACTCCTACAAGGATCTGCCCACGGCGGCGGCCCCTGGCCTGCACGTCGCGGCGGTCCCGCCCCGGCAGGACCCGCGCGACGCACTCGTCGCCCGGGACGGCCGTACGCTCGCCGAGCTGCCGCCCGGCGCACGGATCGGCACCGGCGCGCTGCGGCGGATCGCCCAGCTGCACGCGCTCGGGTTGCAGCTGGACGTGCAGCCGATCCGGGGCAATGTCGACACCCGTCTGGCGCGGGTACTCGGGCCCGAGGCCGACCTGGACGCCGTGGTCCTGGCCCGGGCGGGGCTGGCCCGGCTGGGCCGGACCGACGTGATCACCGAAACGCTCGATCCGATGTTGATGCTGCCGGCGCCCGCACAGGGGGCGTTGGCCGTGGAGTGCCGGGTCGACGACCCGGACCTGGTGGAGCTGCTCGCGGTGCTCGACCACGCACCGTCCCGCGCCGCGGTCGTCGCGGAGCGGGCGCTGCTGGCCACCCTGGAGGCCGGGTGCAGCGCACCGGTCGCCGCCTACGCCGAACTCGCCGAGGGCGACGCCGGTGAAGAGATCTACCTGCGCGGGGCGGTGACCAGCCCGGATGGCACCCGTGACCTCCGACTGTCCCGCACCGGAACGCCCGCCGACGTGGTGGAGATCGGTAAGGCACTGGCCGCCGACCTCCTCGACCTCGGCGCCGACTCGATCCTCGGCCAGGAAGGACACCCCGGACCGGGGACCCAGCAATTTGGGAGCACAGAATGA
- a CDS encoding glutamyl-tRNA reductase — MKLLVVGASYRTAPVAALEQLAVAPAELTRTLDRLVAQPYVTEAVLVSTCNRVEVYAAVSGFHGGLGDICAVLAEQAGCPPAALANHLYVHFDAAAVDHVFRVAAGLDSMVVGEAQILGQLRDAYHWASGADTVGRLLHELMQQALRVGKRAHSETGIDRAGQSVVTAALDLAAELLDGDLTGRPALVVGAGAMGSLGVATLSRLGAGPVTVTNRGADRAVRLAESYGAAAAPMAALTATLCTVDIVVAATAATESVLTREVVSQALADRDPARGPLVLLDLAVPRDVGPGVAELSGVEVIDIDRMAAMLADGPAATDAAAVERIVVGEVDTFLTWLRGTDVAPTVAALRGRADDVVGAELRRLAQRRPDLTDEQRSEVARTVHRVVQRLLHQPTVRVRQLAAEPGGDQYAALLRELFDLQVPQTSPVDTVPDVMAPEAVPPLDGATDAPPTGGER; from the coding sequence GTGAAGCTCCTCGTCGTTGGCGCGTCCTACCGCACCGCCCCGGTCGCCGCACTGGAACAACTCGCGGTCGCGCCCGCCGAACTCACCCGCACCCTGGACCGCTTGGTCGCGCAGCCGTACGTCACCGAGGCGGTACTCGTCTCCACCTGCAACCGGGTGGAGGTCTACGCCGCGGTGTCCGGCTTCCACGGCGGCCTCGGCGACATCTGCGCCGTCCTGGCCGAGCAGGCCGGCTGTCCGCCCGCGGCGCTCGCCAACCACCTCTACGTCCACTTCGACGCTGCCGCCGTCGACCACGTCTTCCGGGTTGCGGCCGGCCTGGACTCGATGGTCGTGGGCGAGGCGCAGATCCTCGGCCAGCTCCGGGACGCGTACCACTGGGCCTCCGGCGCCGACACCGTCGGGCGGTTGCTGCACGAGCTGATGCAGCAGGCACTGCGGGTGGGTAAGCGCGCTCACTCCGAGACCGGCATCGACCGGGCCGGGCAGAGCGTGGTCACCGCTGCGCTCGACCTCGCCGCCGAACTGCTCGACGGCGATCTGACCGGCCGCCCGGCGCTGGTCGTCGGGGCGGGGGCCATGGGCTCACTGGGCGTGGCGACCCTCTCCCGGCTGGGCGCCGGGCCGGTCACCGTGACCAACCGGGGCGCCGACCGGGCGGTGCGGCTGGCCGAGTCGTACGGCGCCGCCGCCGCGCCGATGGCCGCGCTGACCGCAACACTCTGCACAGTGGACATCGTAGTGGCCGCCACCGCCGCCACGGAGTCGGTCCTCACCCGCGAGGTGGTGTCCCAGGCGCTCGCCGACCGGGATCCGGCCCGCGGCCCACTGGTCCTGCTCGATCTGGCCGTGCCGCGCGACGTCGGGCCCGGCGTCGCCGAGCTGTCCGGCGTCGAGGTGATCGACATCGACCGGATGGCGGCCATGCTCGCCGACGGTCCGGCCGCCACCGACGCCGCCGCCGTGGAGCGGATCGTCGTCGGCGAGGTCGACACCTTCCTCACCTGGCTGCGGGGCACCGACGTCGCACCGACCGTGGCCGCCCTCCGGGGCCGCGCCGACGACGTGGTCGGCGCCGAGCTGCGCCGACTCGCCCAGCGTCGTCCCGACCTCACCGACGAGCAACGGTCCGAGGTGGCCCGGACGGTGCACCGTGTCGTCCAGCGCCTGCTGCACCAGCCGACCGTGCGGGTCCGCCAGCTCGCCGCCGAGCCCGGTGGCGACCAGTACGCGGCACTGCTGCGCGAGCTGTTCGACCTCCAGGTACCGCAGACCTCACCGGTCGACACCGTTCCCGACGTGATGGCACCCGAGGCCGTCCCGCCGCTCGACGGCGCCACCGACGCGCCACCCACCGGAGGTGAGCGATGA
- a CDS encoding redox-sensing transcriptional repressor Rex, producing MSQHRPGAPERPGAVPALPDLPEATVARLPEYLRALHNLAETGHETVSSEGLASAAGVNSAKLRKDLSHLGSYGTRGVGYDVALLIDQIEYVLGLTQRRSVALVGVGNLGHALAGYDGFATRGFRIAALFDADPARVGEEISDLVVRHVDELPRIAAEESIAIGVIATPAGAAQRVADQLVAAGVTSILNFAPCVLSVPDGVDVRKVDLAVELQILSFHEHRKASLTALPATGGSTLTALSGALAVTDPQEAIGT from the coding sequence ATGAGTCAGCACCGCCCCGGCGCGCCCGAACGCCCCGGCGCCGTTCCCGCGCTGCCGGACCTGCCCGAGGCGACGGTCGCACGGCTCCCCGAGTATCTCCGTGCCCTGCACAACCTGGCCGAAACCGGCCACGAGACGGTGTCGAGCGAGGGGCTGGCCAGCGCCGCCGGAGTGAATTCCGCCAAGCTCCGCAAGGACCTGTCACACCTGGGCTCGTACGGCACCCGAGGCGTCGGCTACGACGTGGCCCTGCTGATCGACCAGATCGAGTACGTGCTCGGGCTCACCCAGCGCCGGTCGGTCGCGCTGGTCGGTGTGGGTAATCTCGGTCACGCCCTGGCCGGGTACGACGGTTTCGCCACCCGTGGCTTCCGCATCGCCGCGCTCTTCGACGCCGACCCGGCCCGCGTCGGCGAGGAGATCAGTGACCTGGTCGTCCGGCACGTCGACGAGCTACCCCGGATCGCCGCCGAGGAGTCGATCGCGATCGGCGTGATCGCCACCCCGGCCGGCGCCGCGCAGCGGGTCGCCGATCAACTGGTCGCGGCCGGTGTGACGAGCATCCTGAACTTCGCGCCGTGCGTACTCTCGGTTCCGGACGGGGTCGACGTGCGCAAGGTCGACCTCGCCGTCGAGCTGCAGATCCTGTCCTTCCACGAGCATCGCAAGGCGTCCCTGACCGCGCTCCCCGCCACGGGCGGGTCCACCCTCACCGCCCTTTCCGGCGCGCTCGCCGTCACCGACCCACAGGAGGCGATCGGCACGTGA
- a CDS encoding sensor histidine kinase — translation MATAPTTTAPPPASPVHSLVRQLIRDSGYVLIGLPLALVGFVLAVVGIPLAAALLVTTLGLPVLAGTLYAARALADVERHRLPAVLHQPRVRPDYLVPAPDARFWRRVLVPMRDPQSWLDLLHALGKLLVALPTFSVLVVWWVAGIAGTSYAAYDRMIPHSPDNQDLSQLLGMGDGTAGRVILNTAIGVFCLFTLPLVARGCARLQAGLARSLLTGVAEMRNRISTLEEQRRAAVSAEASALRRLERDIHDGPQQRLVRLAMDLSRAREQLAADPNEARRTLDEAVGQTRDTLAELRALSRGIAPPVLVDRGLPSALAALAGRGLIPIELRVDPALGVPEGRLDPAVESTAYFVVAEALANVAKHSRAAECRVTVERDGPLLRVDVTDDGQGGAHLAKGHGLAGIADRVRAAGGRLAVTSPAGGPTEVRAELPR, via the coding sequence ATGGCCACCGCACCAACGACCACCGCGCCACCCCCCGCCAGCCCCGTGCACAGCCTCGTCCGACAGCTCATCCGCGACTCGGGCTACGTGCTGATCGGTCTGCCGCTCGCACTGGTCGGCTTCGTGCTGGCGGTGGTGGGGATCCCACTCGCCGCCGCCCTGCTGGTCACCACGCTCGGTCTACCGGTGCTCGCCGGTACGCTGTACGCGGCACGGGCCCTGGCCGACGTCGAGCGGCACCGGCTCCCCGCCGTGCTGCACCAGCCCCGGGTCCGCCCCGACTACCTGGTACCCGCCCCCGACGCGCGGTTCTGGCGCCGGGTCCTCGTGCCGATGCGTGACCCGCAGTCGTGGCTCGATCTGCTGCACGCCCTCGGCAAGCTGTTGGTGGCCCTGCCGACTTTCTCGGTGCTGGTCGTCTGGTGGGTGGCGGGTATCGCCGGCACCAGCTACGCGGCGTACGACCGGATGATCCCGCACAGCCCGGACAACCAGGACCTGAGCCAGCTCCTCGGAATGGGCGACGGGACCGCCGGCCGGGTGATCCTGAACACCGCCATCGGCGTGTTCTGTCTGTTCACCCTGCCGTTGGTGGCCCGTGGTTGTGCCCGGCTGCAGGCCGGACTGGCCCGTTCCCTGCTGACCGGCGTGGCCGAGATGCGCAACCGGATCAGCACGCTGGAGGAGCAGCGGCGCGCGGCCGTGTCGGCGGAGGCCAGCGCGCTGCGCCGGCTGGAACGCGACATCCACGACGGGCCGCAGCAGCGCCTGGTCCGGCTCGCGATGGACCTCAGCCGGGCGCGCGAGCAGCTCGCCGCCGACCCGAACGAGGCCCGCCGGACGCTGGACGAGGCCGTCGGCCAGACCCGGGACACCCTCGCCGAGCTGCGTGCCCTGTCCCGGGGCATCGCCCCGCCCGTCCTCGTCGACCGGGGCCTGCCCAGCGCCCTCGCCGCGCTGGCGGGGCGAGGGCTGATCCCCATCGAACTGCGGGTCGATCCGGCACTCGGGGTGCCGGAGGGGCGGCTCGACCCGGCGGTGGAGAGCACGGCGTACTTCGTCGTCGCCGAGGCGCTGGCCAACGTGGCGAAGCACAGCCGGGCCGCCGAGTGCCGGGTCACCGTGGAACGGGACGGACCGCTGCTGCGGGTCGACGTCACCGACGACGGTCAGGGCGGCGCGCACCTGGCCAAGGGCCACGGGCTGGCCGGCATAGCCGACCGGGTCCGGGCGGCCGGCGGCCGGCTCGCCGTGACGAGCCCAGCCGG